From one Bacteroides fragilis NCTC 9343 genomic stretch:
- a CDS encoding acetate kinase, producing the protein MKVLVLNCGSSSIKYKLFDMDSKEVIAQGGIEKIGLKDSFLKLTLPNGEKKILEKDIPEHTVGVEFILNTLVSPEYGAIQSLEEINAVGHRMVHGGERFSKSVLLTKEVLEAFAACNDLAPLHNPANLKGVDAITAILPNVPQIGVFDTAFHQTMPEHAYLYAIPYELYKKYGVRRYGFHGTSHRYVSQRVCEYLGIKPEGLKLITCHIGNGGSIAAIKDGKCIDTSMGLTPLEGLMMGTRSGDIDAGAVTFIMDKEGLTTTGISNLLNKKSGVAGMMNGSSDMRDLEAAVAKGDPQAILTEQMYFYRIKKYIGAYAAALGGVDVILFTGGVGENQATCRAGVCEGLEFLGVKLDPEKNKVRGEEAIISTDDSRVKVVVIPTDEELLIASDTMAILDK; encoded by the coding sequence ATGAAAGTTTTAGTATTGAACTGTGGTAGTTCATCTATCAAATACAAGCTGTTCGATATGGACAGCAAAGAAGTGATTGCCCAGGGTGGTATCGAAAAGATCGGTTTGAAAGATTCATTCCTGAAATTGACTTTGCCGAATGGTGAAAAGAAAATTTTGGAGAAGGATATCCCCGAACATACCGTAGGTGTGGAATTTATCTTGAATACACTGGTAAGTCCCGAATATGGTGCTATCCAATCACTCGAAGAAATCAATGCCGTAGGTCATCGTATGGTGCACGGAGGTGAACGCTTCAGTAAATCAGTACTGCTGACTAAGGAAGTGCTTGAGGCTTTTGCTGCCTGCAATGATCTGGCACCTCTCCACAATCCTGCTAACCTAAAAGGAGTTGACGCCATTACAGCTATTCTGCCGAATGTTCCGCAAATCGGTGTATTCGATACTGCATTCCACCAGACTATGCCGGAGCATGCATATCTGTATGCTATTCCTTACGAATTGTACAAGAAGTATGGTGTGCGCCGTTATGGTTTCCACGGAACTTCTCACCGTTATGTTTCTCAGCGCGTATGCGAATACCTGGGAATTAAACCGGAAGGTTTGAAACTGATTACTTGCCATATCGGTAATGGTGGTTCGATTGCTGCTATCAAAGATGGTAAGTGTATCGATACTTCTATGGGACTGACACCGTTGGAAGGATTGATGATGGGTACTCGTTCCGGTGATATCGATGCCGGAGCTGTTACATTCATCATGGATAAAGAGGGCCTGACTACTACGGGTATCTCTAACCTGCTGAATAAGAAAAGTGGTGTAGCCGGTATGATGAACGGCTCAAGTGATATGCGTGACTTGGAAGCTGCCGTTGCCAAAGGTGATCCGCAGGCTATCCTGACTGAACAGATGTACTTCTATCGCATTAAGAAATATATTGGTGCGTATGCCGCTGCTTTGGGTGGGGTCGATGTTATTCTGTTCACAGGTGGTGTTGGTGAAAATCAGGCGACTTGCCGTGCCGGTGTTTGTGAAGGACTGGAATTCCTGGGTGTGAAACTCGATCCGGAAAAGAACAAGGTTCGTGGTGAAGAGGCTATTATCTCAACTGATGATTCAAGAGTGAAGGTAGTAGTGATCCCGACTGATGAAGAATTGCTGATTGCTTCTGATACAATGGCTATCTTGGATAAATAA